In one window of Henckelia pumila isolate YLH828 chromosome 1, ASM3356847v2, whole genome shotgun sequence DNA:
- the LOC140893701 gene encoding plastidal glycolate/glycerate translocator 1, chloroplastic: MASISHFPSPFLVHRGVIPNQVRLASVKKPRKLWSPLFPVCSVGARKADDSYGKAAETLPPVNALGPDSRLSVFEAPKTHSKKMVAVKSSGSEAGLTSGGVQTMVLKLLHLAVSLGIIVFMDKLLKKAFVDAAIKFPSALFGMFCIFTILVVLDATIPDAATTLLDFFQPALLFIQRWLPLFYVPSLVVLPLAVKDIPAASGFKILLIVVGGWLASLSVAGFTAIAVRKMVKTEMIPAEPMPKPSPFTSLELWFWGGIFLVSFVSAFLYPTALGTNARTCLPFLLASTVLGYIIGSGLPTQVKTVFHPIICCTVSAELAALAYGKLSNCGLNPVLGYYLTKASSNPGAGDILMGFLGSVILSFAFSMFRQRKLVKRHASEIFTSVIISTLFSLYSTAIIGRLVGLEPSLTVSILPRCITVALALSIVTFFEGPNPSLTAAVVVVTGLVGANFVQATLDRLGFRDPIARGIATASSAHGLGTAALSAKEPEALPFCAIAYALTGIFGSLLCSLPAVRQSLLAIITG; this comes from the exons CAGAAAACTCTGGTCACCATTGTTTCCGGTTTGCTCAGTTGGAGCTCGAAAAGCAGACGACAGCTATGGCAAAGCGGCCGAAACTCTGCCACCCGTTAATGCTCTTGGACCCGATTCAAGATTATCGGTTTTCGAAGCTCCTAAAACTCACTCCAAGAAAATGGTTGCTGTGAAATCCTCTGGATCAGAGGCTGGTTTAACTTCTGGAGGAGTTCAAACAATG GTTTTAAAGCTGTTGCATTTGGCGGTTTCGTTGGGGATCATAGTATTCATGGATAAGCTATTGAAGAAGGCATTTGTGGATGCTGCCATTAAGTTCCCGAGTGCTTTATTTGGGATGTTCTGTATATTCACCATTTTGGTGGTTCTTGATGCCACCATCCCCGACGCAGCGACTACTCTGCTCGACTTTTTTCAGCCGGCGCTGCTGTTTATTCAACGGTGGCTGCCGTTGTTTTACGTGCCTTCTTTGGTGGTTCTGCCTCTTGCTGTCAAAGATATACCTGCTGCTTCTGGATTTAAAATCCTTCTCATTGTAG TTGGAGGTTGGCTGGCTTCACTGTCTGTGGCAGGTTTTACAGCTATAGCAGTGAGAAAAATGGTTAAAACAGAAATGATACCAGCCGAACCAATGCCTAAGCCTTCTCCCTTCACTTCACTCGAATTATGGTTTTGGGGCGGTATCTTCCTCGTATCATTCGTGTCAGCATTTCTCTACCCTACTGCACTAGGAACCAATGCTAGAACATGCCTGCCATTTCTCCTGGCTTCTACTGTGCTAGGCTACATAATCGGTTCCGG GCTTCCGACTCAAGTGAAAACGGTTTTCCATCCCATTATCTGCTGTACGGTCTCAGCAGAATTAGCAGCATTGGCTTATGGAAAACTGTCGAATTGCGGGCTTAATCCTGTTCTTG GCTATTACCTTACTAAGGCTTCATCAAATCCTGGAGCTGGTGACATTTTAATGGGATTTCTTGGATCTGTCATACTCTCCTTCGCCTTCTCCATGTTCCGACAAagaaag CTGGTTAAGAGACATGCATCAGAAATATTCACTTCAGTCATAATATCCACCTTGTTTTCTTTGTACTCCACTGCTATCATAGGACGCCTAGTCGGCCTGGAACCGTCCCTGACCGTCTCAATCCTGCCCAGATGCATCACTGTGGCACTTGCCCTCAGCATTGTGACTTTCTTTGAAG GTCCCAATCCATCGCTCACAGCTGCTGTAGTCGTGGTGACGGGACTTGTGGGCGCCAACTTCGTTCAGGCAACTCTTGACCGATTAGGATTCCGCGACCCCATCGCTCGAGGAATAGCAACCGCATCAAG TGCGCACGGATTGGGAACGGCTGCGTTATCCGCAAAGGAACCTGAGGCTCTTCCATTTTGTGCAATTGCATATGCTCTCACTGGCATCTTTGGATCTCTGCTTTGCTCTCTTCCGGCCGTTAGACAAAGCCTGCTAGCCATAATTACTGGCTga